The genome window CAGTATATTACTAACGGAGAAGTGGAGCTCATACTAAGAAATCAGACAAAAATCCTGGTGCTCTgtttatagcaacaaaaacaagcagacaGGGGTATAGCATGGGAATGTGACCAAGCCTGCTCTCCAAAACTAAGCTGACATTTGGGGGTGGAGTTGCTACAGGGGTCAACACAAAATTCCTGACAAAAagttaagtaattttaaattcaATCCGTCAGAGTAACTAAAATAAATGAGACATTATAAGCAGATGGCTATCTCATCTAAACTTCTAAAAGTTTATGTTAAGACGTAtgaaatatattatgaaatagCTACTTTTATAAGTCAAAATACCCAAGTATTGGCAATTTCACGTGGAATCAAGAGGGAGGTAGAATCGTATAAAGAAACACTATAGTGAGAAAAGCTCTCTGATGATTGAGCTCAAACATAGATGTGAGTTTCCTAACAGCAAAAACAAGGAGGAAACCTGATGGGTGATGTGTCTCTTACGACATCATCTGGTCTAATGATGTGAGCTCCAAGGAGACAGGGCTCATTTCCTCTTTATATAAGAGATGGTGGTCAACATAGTGGATCTTCTATAATTATTTTCACCGGAAATCCTAGGATAATCCTCATATTGCTATTTTCTATACAAACTAATGATAAGTATGAATTAGAAAGCGTATGAAATAATGGTTCTATTAGGGCGAGTCTAGGGGGGATCAAGGTGATACAGTGCAAGAACTGCAAATTATAGGTGGTATgggttgacagagtgagaaagCCGGTAGAATTCCAAGAGATGAAGAGTGATGATCTTATTCTCCCTAGAACCTCCACCATTCAATTTTGGCATTAGCTGGAGGCAAGCAATTTGCCACTAACGTCACTGGTGAGTGTATGAAAGACAAGTATTCTATGACATTGTATGAAAGAAGATCTATCTGTCAAAAAAATTGGGCAAATAGTCAACAGACATTATAATTTCTAGGTATATCATCATAATTGAAATATGAAATCACTTCATATCTTGCTGGTTAAGATGACCCTACAACAGATTGTGTACATCCAACATTTCCATATCCatatcatttccatttccatttccatatcACCGAGAGTCAAGAGCCAAGAGTTTGTCTCCCAAAATGTTCTCAGTTAAGTAAAAAATTCAACAAACACTCCACTGAATCTCCAAAATGCCATCACGGCCCTATCCTTAAAGATTCTGAGGTCAGATACTTCCAAGGTGCCACTTTCACCTTGTAGCATAAATGCCTGCCCCCACTAACATGATCCACTATTTTCccaatggtattttttaaagtattctgcCAATTTGAGTTTGTAAAGTTGAACCACATGAAATTGCCAATACTTAGCTGTTTTGACTTACAAAAGTAGCAATTTCGTACGTTTCAACATAATACAAACTTTTAGAAATTTAGATGAGATAGCCATCTGCTTGTAATGTCTCATTTATTTTAGTTACTCTGATGGattgtatttaaaattacattaatatatgaatttaaaatactgCTTTTCCCCTCAAATCTTATGAAATGATATTATTTACATGCTTATTAATCTTTGACATCAGGATCTTATTTTGCATTATCTAACAGCTGTCTGGGAGGCCCAAGTTTTCAAATCCACATGTGGTGACACCAAGGAAATTTTCTCCCAGCCCCATGCACCCATTCCCAAGATGTTAGGACAGTTGACCTACCTGGTGGTTGGTCATGAAGGGCTGGAGTCATNNNNNNNNNNNNNNNNNNNNNNNNNNNNNNNAAGTGACTTGTCTGAGGTTACCAGTCAGAACTCAAATCAACAACTTAAAACTCTAACTTCTTATCTTCACGAGGAAAAGACTTACGCTGCAACACTAAACTTTAAATTGTCTTTTAAGAAGAACTTTCCATCAGCAAAGCTTGTTACACCTGGGACTAGAGAACAGATACACGTTGTCTTCTTTTTTAGTCACTTCACATCTTGTTGGTTCAAATGACCTTCCAGCACATTGTTTACATCCAACTCTTGCACTATGagttcacatcaccaagaataaGGACTAAATCTGTGTTAAATTTCTTTGCCTTCTCTGTTACCAAGTCCATCCGGTGACCTATATAAACTTTCCAGATTAGCATTAAGTCAGCTCACACGAGACTGTACAGACAGTACTTCATGGTTCAAAAGAAAGTAGAGAATGCCTTTTAATATACAGACTTTATTAGGACTCAATTATAGGATGGCTCCATCTTTTCTGAAGGGAATTTTTAGTGGGGGTAGCTGTCATACCTTATTTAAGCATGCTTGCAGAGGGCTTTTGATTTTGAGTTCAAATGTATAGCAGTCAACCTTTCAGGGAAATTTGGCAGCACATGGcccctaggtaacagagtgaatGAACCTCTGGGGTAGAATAATTTAATGTCGTCATGTGGATGCCGAGATTTTTCTACCaaatccatgttttctttttggcATCAGTCGCATTTAGCTAATTCTGCCTAGCACCGTTTAGTCAACAGGTTTGGCTGTATCATGCTGCCTCCTGGAAACTGTGACTATAACCTTGACATGTAATGGATAAAAGGAAACTGGTGTCCCTGTTTGCTATGGCAGTCGGACATGTTTCTAGTTCGTCTAAAAGCTGCATCAAATTGTTGAAGGACACAGTCTCATTTCATGCCATTTAAAGGTAGAATTTGGTATCCTACCCACTTAGATTCTCTCagtgaacttttaaaaagagacagaattAAAAGCCTTGGATCAATACTATTAAGATCATATGACTCGACCCATAAATGATTTATATATGTGAAATCAAGACCAATAATACGTCAAGGGTCTTAGTTTATTTGTTCTAACCACTCTATTGAGTGAAACCAAATCAAAAATGATCAATGGTTAAAGAACTAAACTAAAGCCTTCTGTTCCTTTTCTGTCCCTTCTGGAAAACACTAGGACAAGTGACCCTGGTCTTCAGTTTACGAAGATGAAATGTGGCATTGAGATTTCAGGGACTAGTCAGTGGGCCAGTGTTTCCCAGACTTTGGACATTTGAGCATCATCTTTACAATTTTGCCATATCCACATACTACGTGTACTATTATTACTTTAATCTTCATTTaagttatcttcattttatttactttaatttatttaaaaaggagaCCTTATGTTCCTATAATACATGGAAAATCAGTTCCACTAATcctaattcattaaaatataaaagcagctgggagcagtggctcaggcctgtaatcccagcactttgggagaccaaggtgggtggattccttgatcccagaagtttgagaccagcctgggcaacatagtgagaccccgtctctataaaaaaaaaaaaacaaaccccacaaaattagctgggtttggtggcatgtacccctatagtcccagctactcgggaggctgaggcaggactatTATAAATGAAAAGTCAGTTCCACTAACTCTAattcattaaaatacaaaagcagccaggcgcagtggctcaggcctataatcccagaactttgggaggccaaggcgggtggataacttgagtccagtttgagaccagcctgagcaacatagtgagaccccgtctctacaaacaaacaaacaaaacacacaaaaaagcaaaattagctggatgtggtggcatgtacctgtggtcccagccactcgggaggctcaggcaggaggatcgcttgagcccagaaggttgaggctgccgtgagctataatcacaccaccgcactccagcctgggtgacagagatcctgtctctaaataaatgaatgaaatgaaataaaataaaatacaaaagcataACTATTGCTATAAGGGAGTATCTTCCCACATTCATCTGGTTTCAAGAGAAGGGGTTTTCACAAAACACTCCTAGACTTTACTTATTCCTTCTCCTTTTCACAGAATTTATCTGGTTGGTGGGTGCAGTCATTGGTCATTTCCTGGTTGAGTGGAGGTAATTTATCATAaatccttgtttgtttgttttgagacagggtctcactctgttgcccaagctggagtacagtggcgtgatcttggctcactgcaacctccacctcctgggttcaagcgattctcctgcctcagcctcctgagtagctgggaccacaggcgcacaccaccacgcccagctaatttttgtatttttaatggagaagggatttcaccatgttggccagactggccttgaactcctgacctcaggtgattcacccacctcggcctcccaaagtgctgggattacaggcatgcaccactgcacccggccataaatactcatttttgtctctttctccttcctctccaacCTGACTACAGTCACGCAGTGATCTGGGCAATTGAGTCTGTTCCTAAGAATCACACTTACCCTCAGGTGGGCTGCCCAGTGTTCCAGCTGGGGTACGAGGTGTGATGGGCATTAGTAGGGCCCTTGACTCTAATAAAATCAGATCGCAGTTGAGTCTTTACCACAATGAGAACGTTATTGTAATCTCCCATCTGACTTACGCTTTGTCTTTTTCTCAATTGGATCAGACttcagatgaaaaaaataatagggTTGTGCCTTTTTGGTTCTCTCAAAGCCCAACAAACGCtaaaaagaaattgtttaaaCCATCAATGCACTACTTAAACACACCAACAATGAGACATTCATCCCACGTTGAGATATACTGAATATGGATAATGATTTGGGAAATAAGAGAAATGTATCCTTTTTTTCTAGCTAGAATAGATCATGCTTTGAGTTTGCCCTGATGGACTCTATTCAAAGAGTTAATTACAATAATTTGTAATAATTGAGGCACACAAAACTGAAAGCAAAACCTAAAGTGATCTAATGGCCAAACGTTTTCTCCAAGAGCAAGGTGGTattccaaaaatgtaaaaaccagtGCAACACTGGGTCTGACCAATGAGACTAGATTCCAGCCACGTACAGCCAGGGTGGCTTCCTTCAGCTTGGGGTAACACAGAGCCCTCTCCTCTCTGGGCTCGGACCTAGTTCGCGGCGACATGGCCAAACGTACCAAGAAAGTCGGGATCGTCGGTAAATACGGAACCCGCTATGGGGCCTCCCTCCGGAAAATGgtgaagaaaattgaaatcagcCAGCACGCCAAGTACACTTGCTCTTTCTGTGGCAAAACCAAGATGAAGAGACGAGCTGTGGGGATCTGGCACTGTGGTTCCTGCATGAAGACAGTGGCCGGTGGTGCCTGGACATACAATACCACTTCCGCTGTCACGGTAAAGTACGCCATCAGAAGACTGAAGGAGTTGAAAGACCAGTAGACGCTCTTCTACTCTTTGAGACATCACTGGCCTATAATAAATGGGTTAATTTAtgtaacaaaaaaacaaaacaaaacacagagccCTCTAAGACTCTGCGACTCAAAGTGTGTCCTGCAGACCAGCATCAGCAGTATCACCTGGGCGCTTGTTCAAATGCAGAACACCAGTTCCGACTCCAACCTGCTGGGTCAGAATCTGCATTATAACAAGACTCCCGGGTGACTCGTATGCACATTTTCATATGAGAAACACAGTGCATTTCTAAAAAGCTGCCAAGGGATCCTGGTCTGAGACcccactttgagtagcaaggctcTAAGAGGTCTGTAAGGCATGGAGTGGACGTCTCTAGACTCTGGATTGGGGGAAATCTTCCCAGGCATTAAACTGGTATACACACCCTCCAGCTTCCCTCCCTGAGTCTGTTTAAGGGCAGCACTACTCCAAAACCTGAA of Rhinopithecus roxellana isolate Shanxi Qingling chromosome 20, ASM756505v1, whole genome shotgun sequence contains these proteins:
- the LOC104658242 gene encoding putative 60S ribosomal protein L37a, which codes for MAKRTKKVGIVGKYGTRYGASLRKMVKKIEISQHAKYTCSFCGKTKMKRRAVGIWHCGSCMKTVAGGAWTYNTTSAVTVKYAIRRLKELKDQ